One window of Triticum dicoccoides isolate Atlit2015 ecotype Zavitan chromosome 5A, WEW_v2.0, whole genome shotgun sequence genomic DNA carries:
- the LOC119299638 gene encoding putative F-box only protein 9, protein MEAMAMQPTKKKLVASLPQDIIELILLRLPVSNLLRCRFVCKQWDGIIRDPQFTMAHLRHAQPRPLLFFQRGATYGKSFPSEAVLFDEAWSPSTRDVPVIEPDDFLCASCNGLVCLYSDKSTIKIANLATGECMHLAKPVKLHSRVDHHLFYSFGFSPATNEYKILHFLPGEERHHVGGSFSVIQVYTLGGEKWRDVRTEQALSLFCVKQTGVVNADGAMYWLTKDEESSWRRAVVCFDLGDECQKLIRLPEVVFADPAFGNPLCRITEIDSKVSVAAVQARRDSGLARRLDVWTLDNKEKQSWIQKHSIELAALDILMPHFIYGDKIAMHSGNDGIYCHELTSQKFTIDVTKLAKLLDFSPRWNGHMQSYMHVKSLVRLDAYKKAGIVRTPRRKEGWRLKKWEAWEHKRSEVEELWRAGHGIQQRMHEMARMTGVAISLNLPAPPDQQDSPLRQLNWVEQRRVVNMLKSYLEGLDAPRTVIAQAADTASGEKKKMTLAADHAKQGGEESEAGPSRPKRKRKPSTRFDSSTWTT, encoded by the exons ATGGAAGCCATGGCGATGCAGCCAACAAAGAAGAAACTCGTGGCCAGCTTGCCACAAGATATCATCGAACTGATACTTTTGAGGCTTCCGGTGAGCAATCTGCTGCGGTGCCGGTTTGTCTGCAAGCAGTGGGATGGCATCATTCGGGATCCGCAGTTCACCATGGCACACCTCCGGCACGCGCAGCCTCGACCCCTTCTATTTTTCCAACGAGGCGCGACTTACGGCAAGTCCTTCCCTAGCGAAGCGGTCCTCTTTGATGAGGCCTGGTCGCCGTCGACACGGGATGTGCCCGTGATTGAGCCTGATGATTTCTTGTGCGCTTCGTGCAATGGCCTTGTTTGCTTGTACTCGGATAAATcaaccatcaagatagccaaccttGCCACCGGTGAATGTATGCACCTCGCCAAACCCGTGAAGCTTCACTCGAGGGTTGATCACCATTTGTTCTACAGCTTTGGTTTCAGCCCAGCCACAAACGAATACAAGATCTTGCACTTTCTTCCGGGCGAGGAGCGCCACCACGTCGGTGGTTCCTTCAGTGTCATTCAAGTTTACACGCTGGGCGGTGAGAAGTGGAGGGACGTCAGAACTGAACAAGCTCTGAGCTTGTTCTGTGTGAAACAAACTGGGGTCGTCAACGCTGACGGAGCAATGTACTGGCTAACCAAAGACGAAGAAAGCAGCTGGCGACGGGCCGTCGTATGCTTTGATCTCGGAGATGAATGTCAGAAATTAATACGGTTGCCCGAGGTTGTTTTTGCGGATCCTGCATTTGGTAATCCGTTATGTCGGATCACGGAGATAGATTCCAAGGTGTCCGTGGCTGCTGTTCAAGCCAGAAGAGATTCCGGGCTTGCACGGAG GTTGGATGTTTGGACACTTGACAACAAGGAGAAGCAAAGCTGGATCCAGAAGCATAGTATTGAGTTAGCAGCACTTGATATTCTAATGCCGCATTTCATCTACGGGGATAAGATTGCCATGCATAGTGGTAATGATGGCATATACTGCCATGAATTGACTAGCCAGAAATTTACGATTGACGTAACCAAGTTGGCAAAGCTGTTAGATTTCAGCCCCCGCTGGAACGGGCATATGCAATCCTATATGCATGTGAAGTCACTTGTGCGGTTGGATGCATACAAGAAGGCCGGCATTGTGCGCACGCCAAGGCGAAAAGAGGGTTGGAGATTGAAGAAGTGGGAGGCGTGGGAACACAAACGCTCTGAGGTGGAGGAGCTGTGGAGAGCCGGCCATGGGATTCAGCAAAGGATGCAT GAAATGGCACGTATGACGGGCGTAGCCATCAGTCTGAACTTGCCTGCCCCGCCAGATCAG CAGGATAGCCCCCTCCGACAGCTTAATTGGGTGGAGCAGAGACGGGTGGTGAACATGCTGAAATCTTATCTTGAGGGTTTGGATGCTCCACGGACG GTCATAGCGCAGGCAGCGGACACGGCCTCTGGTGAGAAAAAGAAGATGACCCTAGCGGCAGACCACGCAAAG CAGGGAGGAGAGGAGAGCGAGgccggcccatcaaggcccaagcgAAAGAGGAAGCCCAGCACCAGGTTCGATTCGTCGACGTGGACAACCTGA